TCCCGCTGATGTACAATGAGGTCATCAAGCAGCAGCCAGTGAACTTCCTGGATCTGGAGAACGCGTACAGAGACTTTGCAAGTGATTTTATTTCCACGTCAGCCAAGAAGAGACAACCTTTCTTCCTCTACTTTCCTTCTCATGTAAGCAAACGGTCCCACCATTATAAATTCGTTTAAACCGACTTCGTTTGTCCTGGCAGAATAAGCACTGTGATTTTATAAGTCAACTTTAGAAACTTAAATTAGAATCGCTGGTTTAACATATGAGTGAGACAGTAAAAACTGAACTGCGCGAGTTGTAAAATGGGAACATAATGATGATGAAATAAAATGGGAGCTAACTGGCAGAAAGTTAGGGCAGTCTTAGAGTTCCTACATGTGCCTCCCTTTTGCCTCTTGCAGCACACCCACTACCCCCAGTTTGctggtccaggagctgctggaatgtCTCTGAGAGGCCCATTTGGAGATGCGCTGTTGGAGCTTGACAACACGATAGGAAGCCTTCTTGAAACCCTGGAGGGGACAGGAGTGCTCAACAACACGCTTATCTTATTCACATCAGACAATGGGTTGGTTTTGTGATTCCTTATAGTGAATGTATGTATTGCTTTGATGATGATAACAGTGGAGCAGTGTGAGGACACCTCTCCTCCTGTGTCTCAGGCCTGAACTCATGCGTATGTCCCGAGGAGGCAACGCCGGTCCTCTGAGGTGTGGCAAAGGCACTACGTATGAGGGGGGCATGAGAGAGCCGGCCATTGCCTACTGGCGGGGGATCATTCAACCAGGTCAGGACACTTTGGAAAACCATAAAACTTCCATTTTTGATCAGGCCTGGAAGTATCTGTTTTACTCTGACAGTCCTCATTTAGcattgttttcattcattttcgGTTCAAACTGGTGCTTTTAAGTATAAACACGGGTACAACCAGAGCATTATTCACTGCAGCTTTTCTGTAGGTGTTACCCATGAAATGGCCAGTACGCTGGATATTCTCCCCACTATTGCAAGTCTGGCAGGAGCCAAACTGCCCCAAGTGATGCTCGATGGGGTTGATATGTCAAATATTCTGTTCAGCCAGGGAAAGGTAGCCATACAATTTAGTAAATAATTGAAATAATGCACTTGTGAGGCTGATGGTAAGATTTTTTTCTCCAGAGTAAAAGGGAGACCATGATGTTCTATCCCACAAACCCCAGTGAGACGTACGGTGTCTTCGCCATCAGGTTGGAAAAATACAAGGCCCACTTTTATACACAAGGTGGGGAATGTTTCTTGTGTACAGGCTCGCACTGTTCTATGAAGGCCGCAGCAGCACTTTTGACTGCATCTCTTTATTTCTCGTGCATCAGGCGCCTCCCACAGCGGCACCACCCCCGACCAAGACTGCTCCATATTTGCAAGCCTGACGGTCCACGACCCCCCTCTTCTGTTTGACCTGGAGGCCGATCCATCGGAGCACTACCCTCTCTCACTGGACAAGAGACCTGACCTGCAAGCAGTGCTGGGAAGGATCAGGAAAGTCAAGGAACAGTTTGAAGGCTCCATGGTGTTTGGAGAAAGCCAGATATCCAAAGGAACAGACCCGAGTCTGGAGCCGTGCTGCAGCCCTCAGTGTGAACCCAAACCcaactgctgccactgctgatggggggggctcTTAAAATGGACTGCATCAGTTTTCCACCTCCAGTTTTTAAAATTTTATGGTGATTCATTGCTGTGCTGTAGAGGCTTTACTCTTcataatgaaaataaacactATCAGTGTCCTCAGTGAGGAGATGAGGTTGTCTCATACTGACTCGACTAATGCGTGAAGTGATTTCCATTCTTTATTAGAGGACTTATCTATTTTCCACCTCAACACGATGTCAAATCCTAACATATCCATATGAAAACGTTCATGTAGATGTGAACCAGACAACAAAGATTTCAGACATCAAGCATATATTTTATTCATAAGACCAAACCCATGACAAGGCAGtgtgatcattttttttaaatttttttttccccctggaaTTTTaagtctttgtttttaaagatagAAGTTAGGATATGTTTATTCTGTCACACACTGTGTTGATCTAGGTATATTGTGAGGAACCTTGTTACCGTAGTGAAGCCGATAGTTTGGTTTAACTGTCACAGCAGCTATATTGGACTATATTATCCTCAGAGGTTGATTTTTGTGCAGCCGTGTGGAAGGAAAGATGTAAGCTAAGCTGTACCAAGATAGAAAAGCATGATCAAAAGCAAATGTACAGGTTGGAGGTGGGTCTCACGGGCGATTCATTTGTCAGGCGCAGTTATGGTTTTACACCGGCAGCTGATGTGGTCGGTAACCTGCGCTAACAGCAGACTGGACATCAGTCTGGTGGCCGTGTCGCACATCGATGATGTCATGTCTAACGTGCGAGATCTagatgtgctgctgttgtgtctgtAATGAGCTACAGAGCCAGAAGGCCAAAATGTCACCTTTGTATTATAGTGTAGAAACA
The nucleotide sequence above comes from Takifugu rubripes chromosome 9, fTakRub1.2, whole genome shotgun sequence. Encoded proteins:
- the LOC101072550 gene encoding arylsulfatase A-like, giving the protein MDNAIIVSFISCVLLGSCTSSPPNFVLLFADDLGFGDLGCYGHPTSLTPNLDRLAAGGLRFTDFYCTSPVCSPSRASLLTGRYQTRSGVYPGVLYPGSRGGLPLNETTIAEVLKPLGYATAAVGKWHLGIGANGTFLPTRQGFDQYLGIPYSHDMGPCQNLTCFPPDVKCFGLCDVGTVTVPLMYNEVIKQQPVNFLDLENAYRDFASDFISTSAKKRQPFFLYFPSHHTHYPQFAGPGAAGMSLRGPFGDALLELDNTIGSLLETLEGTGVLNNTLILFTSDNGPELMRMSRGGNAGPLRCGKGTTYEGGMREPAIAYWRGIIQPGVTHEMASTLDILPTIASLAGAKLPQVMLDGVDMSNILFSQGKSKRETMMFYPTNPSETYGVFAIRLEKYKAHFYTQGASHSGTTPDQDCSIFASLTVHDPPLLFDLEADPSEHYPLSLDKRPDLQAVLGRIRKVKEQFEGSMVFGESQISKGTDPSLEPCCSPQCEPKPNCCHC